The region GCCCATGGCGGCGAAGTAATCCTGTCCCTCCTTAGAAGAGATGGCGGCGCAGGCCAGCTGCCGGTCCGGGAGCTCTATGTTGTGATCTCGGACGTAGCGTTCCATCACCTGCAGGTAGTCGGTGGCGATCTGGTGCCCGCAGCCGCGCGAGCCGCAGTGTATCGTGACCGTGATCTGTCCTTTCCGGTCGATGCCGAAGGCCTTGGCCGCCTCAGCATCGAAGATCTCCTCCACCTCGTCCACCTCCAGGAAGTGGTTGCCCGAGCCGAGGGAGCCGACCTGCGGAATGCCTCGTTCCTTGGCCTTGCGGCTCACCTTGGAAGGGTCGGCGGTCTTCATCCTTCCTCCCTCCTCGGTAGATTCGAGGTCCTCCTTCCAGCCGTAGCCCTTCTCCACCGCCCACTCCGCCCCCTGAAGAAGGATGGAGTCGATCTGGGACGCGGCCACGTCCGTCACTCCCTCCGAACCGACGCCGGAAGGCACGTTGCGGAATAGGATGTCGATGAGGCCCTTGATGCCTGGTCTGACGTCCTCGGCGGTGAGGTCGGTGCGTATCAGGCGGACACCGCAATTGATGTCGAAGCCTATGCCCCCGGGAGAGATGACGCCGGACTCAAGGTCCATGGCCGCCACCCCGCCGATGGGAAAGCCATATCCCCAGTGGATATCGGGCATGGCCAGCGAACGGCCGACTATGCCTGGCAGGCAGGCCACGTTGGCCGCCTGCTCCGGAGCATTGTCATCTCGGATGTGCTGGATCATCCTCTCATCGGCATAGATGACCGCGCTGGTCCGCATGCACTTCTTGTATGAGGACGGGATCTCCCACCGGTAATCGTCAATCTTGTTCAATGGACCGTTCCAACTCATGATCTTGACCGGAACGCCATGCCGCCCTCGATTAATAAACTTTCAGACCAGCGCGAACAATTCTCAGCCGCCCGCCTAGAGCCAATAAAGCATATTAAGCCCAGAGGGCCTTGATTGTCTACAGAGATGACCGACTGGAACATTCTGGCCACGGTCCTGTCGCCGATATGTGGCATCGTGGTCCTGCTCATGGGGATCTACGCCTACTTCCGCAATCCTCACACCGTGGCCACGCAGATGTTCCTATTCGTGACCGGAATCGCCGCCATGATCGGGATTCTCGATTTCCTTTTCAGGAATGCACCCGACGAGGGAAGCGCCCTGATTCTCGGCAAGGCCCTGATATTCGCGGTTGTGATGCTCTTCGCGGCCGTGCTCTATCTCTCCACCTTCCTGCCCTATGAGAAGTACAGCGAATGGTTCTCTCGCAGCAAGCGCGAGTTCGTCGTGATAGCCTTCCTGGCTGGTTACGCTTCCGTGGCCACGATCACGAAGGTGGCGAAGTACGACTACGGCTGGGGGGCGACCCTGGACGGCGGGTTGGCACAAGCGGCACTAGTCGCCCTGGCGTACATCGCCATTACGATCTACATGCTCACCACCATCTGTCTGTCGACGGGCGAGAAGCGGGTGAGGCGGCAGTGCACTTGGATGACCTTGGCGGTGGTTTCGCCGGTGCTCTATACAGTCGCATTGGTCGGGAGTAACCTGGCTGGGCTGGGTCTGCCCTTGATCCTATCGCCTGGTTTCATCGCCTTCGCGGTCATCTTCCTCTACGCGGTCCTGCGCTACCAGCCCTTCGGCCCGTCCAACCGTTCCGAGCGAGCGGCCGAGAATGCCAGAATGGGAGAGTCCATTGAATCATCTGCTCTGTTGATCGAGGCGAGGCAGCCGTCCGCCGCCTACATGTTCTTCAACGAGAAGAGGAAAGAGGGCGGCCCCACTATGTTGATCACCCGAACGCATCCTCCAGTGGTGAAGGAGCGATACAAGGTGGAAGGCATCCCCATCCTTTGGCTGGCCACGCAGGCTGGACCAGACCGTCTGGACCCGGCGAACCTGAGCATCCTGCAGCACAACATCACCGAGTTCCTGCGCGGGAATCATGGGGGAACGGTGATGCTTGACGGTATCGAATACCTCCTCACCGAGAACCCGCCGGAGAAGGTCGTGCGCATGATGCAGAGCTTGCGCGACGAAGTGATCATGAACGGGGCGTTGCTCATCATCCCCGTGGACCCGAACGCGCTGGACGAGAAGAGGAGGTCCATGCTGGAGCGCGAGTTCGAGGTCCTAGTGCCAAAGGAAGGGGCCGGGACCGAGATTTGAACTCGGGTCTAGGGATCCACAGTCCCACAGGATAACCAGGCTACCCCATCCCGGCCATTGAGGTGTCGTGGGAAGACATGGCATATAATAAATGTTTCTTGAGGCCGGCACTAGCTTGCCGGCGAAGTGGCGAACTTGTGCCCTTCCCTTCTGTAGATATCCCACACCAGCTTCCAGCCTTCCAGGGCGACCTCCATCAAACCGCTCATGTCAACGTTGATGATGGTCCTCTTTCGCTCATGCTCTGAACTCTTCATCCCGCGAGGATCTGTACGCTTTCGTTCTCGGAGTCCGCGAGGATGTCCGACCTCATACATATAGGCTAAAAAGGCGCTATCGTTCAAGCGATGCCTATGAAGATCGATCTCATCTCCATCCTGGACGTCAAGGACGACCTGAACGACCTCTTGGAATCCTCCATGCGCCTCAAGGGCGGCGCCCTCAGGAACCGGGAGCCGCTAAGGGGCAAGAGCCTGGCCATGATATTCGAGAAGTCGAGCACTCGCACTCGGGTCTCGTTCGAAGTGGGCATGGCGCAGCTCGGCGGACATGCCCTCTACCTGAGCCCGAAGGACCTGCAGATGGGCCGGGGGGAAACGGCCGCCGACACCGCCAAGGTGCTCAGCCGCTACGTGGACGCCATCATGTACCGGGCCTTCAGCCACGAGGTGATGCAGGAG is a window of Methanomassiliicoccales archaeon DNA encoding:
- a CDS encoding DUF835 domain-containing protein; this encodes MSTEMTDWNILATVLSPICGIVVLLMGIYAYFRNPHTVATQMFLFVTGIAAMIGILDFLFRNAPDEGSALILGKALIFAVVMLFAAVLYLSTFLPYEKYSEWFSRSKREFVVIAFLAGYASVATITKVAKYDYGWGATLDGGLAQAALVALAYIAITIYMLTTICLSTGEKRVRRQCTWMTLAVVSPVLYTVALVGSNLAGLGLPLILSPGFIAFAVIFLYAVLRYQPFGPSNRSERAAENARMGESIESSALLIEARQPSAAYMFFNEKRKEGGPTMLITRTHPPVVKERYKVEGIPILWLATQAGPDRLDPANLSILQHNITEFLRGNHGGTVMLDGIEYLLTENPPEKVVRMMQSLRDEVIMNGALLIIPVDPNALDEKRRSMLEREFEVLVPKEGAGTEI
- a CDS encoding RtcB family protein, which codes for MSWNGPLNKIDDYRWEIPSSYKKCMRTSAVIYADERMIQHIRDDNAPEQAANVACLPGIVGRSLAMPDIHWGYGFPIGGVAAMDLESGVISPGGIGFDINCGVRLIRTDLTAEDVRPGIKGLIDILFRNVPSGVGSEGVTDVAASQIDSILLQGAEWAVEKGYGWKEDLESTEEGGRMKTADPSKVSRKAKERGIPQVGSLGSGNHFLEVDEVEEIFDAEAAKAFGIDRKGQITVTIHCGSRGCGHQIATDYLQVMERYVRDHNIELPDRQLACAAISSKEGQDYFAAMGCGANFAWANRQMILHWVRQSFEEHFKRSAEDLGMHQVYDVAHNIAKVEEYDVEGKRRKVMVHRKGATRSFPRDHPDVPAKYRHVGQPVIIPGDMGAGSYVLIGTDQVMKEAFGSTCHGAGRIMSRASATRKYTVNQVRQELESHGVHLKASTKDGILEEAPGAYKNIDEVIAVVKGAGLSKPVAKLKPIGVMKG